Within the Miscanthus floridulus cultivar M001 chromosome 2, ASM1932011v1, whole genome shotgun sequence genome, the region AGAGCCCACAGCTGGGGCTGATGGGCTCCTGCGTgctggtcatggtgatgaagggAACTGACGTTTACGTCATGAACGTCGGGGACAGCCGCGCCGTGCTGGCGCGGAGACTGGAGCCCGACCTGAAGAACGTCCTCGGCAAGGCATCGCAGGACCTGCAGCAGTTCAAGGCCAAGATCATGCGCGAGCTGGAGGCGCACGACATGGACGGCCTGCAGGCCGTGCAGCTCACCGCAGAGCACAGCACCGCGGTCCAGGAGGTAGGCCATACCGGCGTCGGCATGGGCGCCAAGTTGGCATTGTGGCGCCGCCAACGAGCTCACGTGATTCTCCCCTGGTGGTGGACTTCTCATGCGAACCAAGTGCTCGATGTAATGTCAACTGTCCCATACCCATGGGCAACTGGGTCATTTTCTATGCCCGACCCGTCTTCCAAACGGCGAAAAACAAGCAGAGAGGCGACGGAATGGCTTGGGTGAAAGAAGTTTTCAAACCCAAGAATGACAATGATAGACCCAACTTTATAGGGGCATTGACGATtagaccatcttttttaatggcactcaCGTAAAAAGCTATTGTAGATAGCCTCGGCGGTAGCCCGGAGGTGGGTTTGAGAACCGTCTAGAAGGTTGTGCCGATCCGACACGCCCCAAAGCCAAGGGGGGGCGCCGCGCGGCGCGGAGGGCGTCCACGTCACCCTTGTCAAAGTAGTAGGCCCACACGAACCAGCCCAGCCCATACAAGGCCCGCTCTCGATAGAACGGGCTGACTGCCCACATCATCGTCAGATCAGAGAAGAAAGGAAAAGGGCTAAAACCCTAGCAAAAACCACCTCGCCGTCGCCGTGGGACGAGGCAGACATGGCCGCGGGGGGCACCGCCGACTTCTTCTACCGCGAGTCGCAGCGGCTGGGCTACGTCGCCCGCTCTGCGTTTAAGGTCAGCTCCCGCGTCCACCCTGAACCCCTGTTGTTATCTCTTCCCCTTTCATAACGCTGAGCAGTTGCTTCGCCGCTGCAGCTGATCCAGATGCAGAAGCAGCACAAGCTCATAGCGCcgggcgccgccgtgctcgaccTCGGCTGCGCCCCCGGCGCGTGGCTCCAGGTTAGCTTCCATTACCTCTTCGTCGTCTCCTCAAGCTCTGAGTACGCAATCAGTCCTCATTTCCACATGTGTTTGATTAACTTGCTCGGTGGGGCTGCTGCTTGCAGGTGGCTTGTCAGAACCTGGGCCCCCTCGAAAAGGGTGGCGTTATTGTCGGCGTCGATGTTAAGGTCAGTTGGCACTTGGCAGTTGAATTGTCATTGGTCGGTGCGATGATTGTTGCTGGATTGGTGGTTTGTCTGATTCAGTAACTCGGTTGTTGCAGAGCAGAAGGTGAAGGTCCCCTCTGCGCACTGTGACTCACGGGTCAGGACAGTCCGCGCAGATGTCATGACTCTGATGAAGCAGCAGGCTCGGGCGATGTCGCCGCAGGTTAGAATACTTGATTGTTGGTGGACTGATTGAATACTTGCTTCGATGTGATGATTGCTACAACAACGAATAGTGTGGCATATTGCTCAGTTAGCTTTGGATTTTACTGTTGCTCAGTTAGGTTTGGATTTTACTGAATCTCATATTTGTCCTAACTACTTGTTTTGTTTGTATAACTTGCGAAGCTAGTTCATAGAATAGATAGATGGAATGGCAAGAATTACTATATTTTCAAAAAGAGTCAGGCAATTTACTATAGCGAGTAGCCAAGTAGGGACTAGAGATGCAGTAATTGATAGTGTGGATTCTAAATAACTGAAAATTGAACGTAGAGCTAACTGTGGTTCTGTAAATTTGTAAGAAAACCATGTATTTATTCAGCCTTCAGCGGTGAAATGAAAATAACAATTGTCAGTTGTTAAATTGAACATAGAGCTCACTTATTTTGCTCAGCACTCCCCTTTGTGATTTACGTTTAGCAAACCCTCGTTCCTTTCCTCCAATACTAATGTTAGGAGGATTCATCTATCGGAAAACCAATATTTCCCTTCTTGGTTTTCAGCTTATGAAATATGGTTAGAAAGACTTTAGCAAGCATTTCAGTTATAGTGTGTCCTGTGATCTTGTAACCAGTATTAGCTGTAGTTTGATTAATGGATTTTAATAATATTTTATCCTCATGTACAGGAACGAGGATTCTCTGTGATACTGTCAGACATGTGTCCACCAGTTTCAGGGATCACAACCAAAGATGGAGCTATATCTTGTGAGTTGGGCATGCGTGCTCTCTCGTTGGCAGTAGGGAAGATAAAGTTAAAAGAGTCTGATTACAGTGATACTCTAGAGAAGTATCTGAGCTCCACCGAGCCTGATCCTGATGAGGATGGTGTTCTTCGTCGTGGAGGCAACCTAGTAATGAAGTTTCTTGAGAATGAGGACATATCAGGTCATTATAAGTTCTGACCATTATCTGATCTAAGTGCTGCTCTTCCACTAAAGCTTAAATTAATTGTACTGTTTCAACTGACATAGTGAAAATTTGGCCCAGTTAAAACTGACCCTGACTGTCTACCATTGCGTGGCGCAGGGTTTGGCAAATTCTGCAAGGTGAAGTTCAAGAAAGTATCCTTGTTGAGACCCAAGGCGACTCGACCTAGCTCGAGGGAGATCTACATGATCTGCGAAGGTTTGCGGTAGAAAGGAGGCCTTCATAAGGCAAGCGGAGACTCCACGACGAAAGGAGGCCTTCATAAGGCAAGCGGAGACTACATGATCtgcgaacgttttgagtctaattagttcatgtttaaacactatttgctaaataaaaacgaacgtgctacagtagccccaaaatccaaattcctagaACTAAACAAAGGCTTAGCGTCTCAGCGAGCTATGCGCGGTGATGGACCGGTGGAAGTGCCAGACGCGGACGCGCGCCAGAAATTTCTGAACTGCAGGACCTGCGAGAAGCCGAGAACAGACACAGACAGTGCCACGGAGACACGACCGTGCCACGCTGGCGCAAACCTTTTGTCTGTCAAGCAACCGGCTGGCTCCACGTGTCGCGCCCCAATCACAACCTGGTCCGCCGGTgcgcgaggtggagcccacgtaCTGAAGCGATACGCTTGTTCGGCTGGGGCCGGCGGGCTCGCTGGCTGGGCTGACCAGCCCCCTCTCATGAACACTGTTTATATAAACCAGACAGCAATACTTTTCTCTTACCTAAATAAACTAGCAATTATACGAATcaaccaaccgaacaggctcTGCTCGAGACCGTACCACTTTCTAGCCTATCCATCCATCTATGGCTTCTCCGGAGACTAATCAATGTTTGAGGCTGCATTTGAGCGACCACACCAGCCTGGGATCCACTGCGATTAGGATACTCGCTATCAACTCCTCAGTTGGATTGTGGTACTTATCCTCCCTTGGTTTCCAAATACTAGTACTTGTAAGTCTTGTCACCAGGCGTTTACTTTTCCAAATTTGTCATTTGCCGCCACTGTGAAAACTTAGCTTTGTTTGATTATTTTTCGCTGAAATTTGATTTATACGCTTGTACTGATCCgtagtgagagaaaaacattattcatTCGCTAAAA harbors:
- the LOC136537670 gene encoding uncharacterized protein translates to MAAGGTADFFYRESQRLGYVARSAFKLIQMQKQHKLIAPGAAVLDLGCAPGAWLQVACQNLGPLEKGGVIVGVDVKKVKVPSAHCDSRVRTVRADVMTLMKQQARAMSPQERGFSVILSDMCPPVSGITTKDGAISCELGMRALSLAVGKIKLKESDYSDTLEKYLSSTEPDPDEDGVLRRGGNLVMKFLENEDISGFGKFCKVKFKKVSLLRPKATRPSSREIYMICEGLR
- the LOC136535979 gene encoding probable protein phosphatase 2C 31, with amino-acid sequence MAGEDRFHVAVSEEHGWVFVGIYDGFNGPDATNYLFANLYVVVHSELKGVLWDDIQAGDGASCGQQEAAAGNAERLCLAEADGDSAEAKRRRTEVPMPGNNAIPVHRDVLRALARALKKTEEAFFVAVEEHAAESPQLGLMGSCVLVMVMKGTDVYVMNVGDSRAVLARRLEPDLKNVLGKASQDLQQFKAKIMRELEAHDMDGLQAVQLTAEHSTAVQEVGHTGVGMGAKLALWRRQRAHVILPWWWTSHANQVLDVMSTVPYPWATGSFSMPDPSSKRRKTSREATEWLG